Proteins encoded in a region of the Oenanthe melanoleuca isolate GR-GAL-2019-014 chromosome 27, OMel1.0, whole genome shotgun sequence genome:
- the PHB1 gene encoding prohibitin 1, with product MAAKVFESIGKLGLGLAVAGGVVNSALYNVDAGHRAVIFDRFRGVQDVVVGEGTHFLIPWVQKPIIFDCRSRPRNVPVITGSKDLQNVNITLRILFRPVTAQLPRIFTSIGEDYDERVLPSITTEILKSVVARFDAGELITQRELVSRQVSEDLTERAATFGLILDDVSLTHLTFGKEFTEAVEMKQVAQQEAERARFIVEKAEQQKKAAVISAEGDSKAAELIANSLATAGDGLIELRKLEAAEDIAYQLSRSRNITYLPSGQSVLLQLPQ from the exons atggctgCCAAGGTGTTCGAGAGCATCGGGAAGCTCGGCCTGGGGCTGGCGGTGGCCGGGGGAGTCGTGAACTCGGCTCTGTACAACG TGgatgcagggcacagagctgtgatcTTTGACCGCTTCCGAGGGGTGCAGGACGTGGTGGTGGGAGAGGGGACGCACTTCCTGATCCCCTGGGTGCAGAAACCCATCATCTTCGACTGCCGCTCGCGGCCCCGCAACGTCCCCGTCATCACCGGCAGCAAAG ACCTGCAGAACGTGAACATCACGCTGCGGATCCTGTTCCGGCCGGTGACGGCGCAGCTGCCGCGCATCTTCACCAGCATCGGCGAGGACTACGACGAGCGCGTGCTGCCCTCCATCACCACCGAGATCCTCAAGTCTGTGGTG GCGCGCTTTGACGCGGGCGAGCTGATCACGCAGCGCGAGTTGGTGTCCAGGCAGGTCAGCGAGGACCTGACCGAGCGAGCGGCCACCTTCGGCCTCATCCTGGACGACGTGTCCCTg ACCCACCTGACGTTCGGGAAGGAGTTCACGGAGGCGGTGGAGATGAAGCAGGTGGCGCAGCAGGAGGCGGAGCGCGCGCGCTTCATCGTGGAGAAG gcagagcagcagaagaaggCAGCAGTGATCTCAGCTGAGGGCGACTccaaggctgcagagctgattGCCAACTCGCTGGCCACGGCGGGCGACGGGCTGATCGAGCTGCGCAAGCTGGAGGCGGCCGAGGACATCGCCTACCAACTGTCGCGCTCGCGCAACATCACCTACCTGCCCTCGGGCCAGTccgtgctgctgcagctgccccagtgA